The following coding sequences lie in one Kryptolebias marmoratus isolate JLee-2015 linkage group LG5, ASM164957v2, whole genome shotgun sequence genomic window:
- the rab5aa gene encoding ras-related protein Rab-5A — translation MASRGGATRPNGPNAGNKICQFKLVLLGESAVGKSSLVLRFVKGQFHEFQESTIGAAFLTQTVCLDDTTVKFEIWDTAGQERYHSLAPMYYRGAQAAIVVYDITNEESFARAKNWVKELQRQASPNIVIALSGNKADLANKRAVDFQEAQSYADDNSLLFMETSAKTSMNVNEIFMAIAKRLPKSEPQAPGNTSGRTRGVDLTETAQPAKAPCCSN, via the exons ATGGCCAGTCGAGGAGGTGCTACACGACCCAATGGACCCAACGCTGGGAACAAGATCTGTCAGTTCAAGCTGGTGCTGCTGGGGGAGTCGGCTGTGGGGAAGTCCAGCTTGGTGCTTCGCTTCGTCAAAGGCCAGTTCCATGAATTCCAGGAAAGCACAATAGGAG CGGCTTTTCTCACCCAGACGGTGTGTCTAGACGACACAACAGTGAAGTTTGAGATCTGGGACACTGCAGGTCAGGAGCGTTACCACAGTTTGGCACCCATGTATTACAGAGGAGCACAAGCTGCCATTGTGGTCTACGACATCACAAACGAG gaGTCCTTTGCACGGGCAAAGAACTGGGTGAAGGAGCTGCAAAGACAAGCTAGCCCGAATATAGTCATCGCCCTGTCGGGAAACAAAGCTGATCTAGCCAACAAGAGAGCTGTTGACTTTCAG GAGGCTCAGTCTTACGCAGATGACAACAGCTTACTTTTCATGGAGACATCAGCCAAGACATCTATGAATGTGAACGAGATATTTATGGCTATTG CAAAGAGATTGCCAAAAAGTGAGCCTCAAGCTCCAGGAAACACCAGTGGTCGAACCCGGGGAGTGGACCTGACAGAAACCGCCCAGCCAGCCAAGGCCCCGTGCTGCTCAAACTAA
- the sgo1 gene encoding shugoshin 1 → MAKERAQKKSFQQSLEDIKERMKEKRIKRLASAANPSVRRPRMMNKNTGSNSAHTILKGVQLNNKVLAVALQAEKEKVRQASAVILQLKREQQALFLHLLLLKRKLKEQEALAASASQTKPADILVETQNHLESARRSSQKVDEPSLSEALPICADPPPSKRNEKFCDKEITLPSTVGVRRRHTDRKSRRRSDRLRQFGLLSEGDPDAGLGARIPSPIRGDSRALNQNQQGAEPEAADLSDTEEVCHSTPEPAPPKKSKQPTRKQARQQQPRSKPEPTSRKPDRGRKPERAPLKKPWENPKPRARSKSRDRSATRAKTAPPSQSNQLNTSLGFNDTFDFDCEEAVHITPFKAKAEDSQPAALINEEAQAEASPAVSIPSETSSSSSESDNSLYVPRKTRWRQISPDKSKGITTRRRQSSKRASRKENVPPSQEFSVFRDEESVSKVAESEKGKTNLHSPDSTPANISDSVRLKQENCQKPHDEPMQDSLPSVSPLVEAEMMRLDNVLSNFRDNSCEASSLLPHQTPQRLKTSKTRGGGVRTAGRGLSLCDVTNLQPASYRNFSCGGSRLSDARCSTPGPTRKRRCTTSVDYKEPSLIAKLRRGDKFTDLQFLRSPVFKQKSKKSVSSQQSFEKYNESFVGCR, encoded by the exons ATGGCTAAAGAACGGGCCCAGAAAAAGTCCTTCCAGCAGAGTCTGGAGGACATCAAGGAGAGGATGAAGGAGAAGAGGATTAAACGGCTGGCCAGCGCCGCAAATCCGAGCGTGAGACGGCCAAGaatgatgaacaaaaacactg GGTCTAATTCTGCACACACCATCCTCAAGGGTGTACAGCTGAACAACAAAGTGCTGGCTGTGGCCCTTCAAGCTGAGAAGGAGAAAGTGAGGCAGGCCAGTGCAGTGATCCTGCAGCTGAAGAGGGAGCAGCAAGCCCTGTTCCTTCACCTGCTTCTCTTGAAGAGGAAGCTGAAGGAGCAGGAAGCTCTGGCAGCTAGTGCTTCACAG ACTAAGCCTGCAGACATCCTTGTGGAAACCCAGAACCATCTGGAGTCAGCAAG AAGAAGCAGCCAGAAAGTCGATGAGCCCAGTCTGAGTGAAGCTTTGCCAATTTGTGCAG ATCCTCCACCCTCTAAAAGGAATGAAAAGTTTTGTGACAAAGAGATTACCTTACCATCTACAGTCGGTGTGAGGCGtcgacacacagacagaaaaagcagGAGGAGATCTGACCGGCTTCGACAATTTGGCTTGCTGAGTGAGGGAGACCCAGATGCAGGCCTTGGGGCTAGAATACCAAGTCCTATTCGTGGTGACAGTAGAGCTCTGAATCAAAACCAACAAGGAGCAGAGCCAGAAGCAGCAGATCTCAGCGACACAGAGGAAGTATGTCACTCAACTCCTGAGCCTGCCCCTCCCAAAAAGTCAAAGCAGCCAACTAGGAAACAAGCCCGGCAGCAGCAGCCTCGCTCCAAACCAGAACCGACTTCACGGAAACCTGACAGAGGCCGCAAACCAGAGCGTGCCCCGTTAAAAAAACCATGGGAGAATCCCAAACCCAGAGCCCGCTCAAAGAGTCGGGACCGGTCAGCCACACGGGCCAAAACGGCGCCTCCATCACAGAGCAACCAGCTCAACACATCACTGGGATTTAACGACACATTTGACTTTGACTGTGAAGAGGCTGTCCACATCACGCCGTTTAAGGCCAAAGCAGAGGACAGTCAGCCTGCCGCACTCATCAACGAGGAGGCCCAAGCTGAAGCGTCACCTGCTGTTTCCATACCAAGTGAAACCAGCTCATCATCTTCAGAATCAGACAACAGCCTTTATGTCCCTCGGAAAACAAGGTGGAGGCAGATTTCTCCAGACAAGAGCAAAGGGATCACCACTCGTAGACGCCAGTCCTCAAAACGTGCCAGTAGGAAAGAAAACGTCCCTCCAAGTCAGGAGTTCTCTG TTTTCAGAGATGAAGAGTCAGTTTCCAAAGTGGCAGAGTCTGAAAAGGGCAAAACGAATCTTCACTCGCCTGATTCTACCCCCGCCAACATCTCTGACTCTGTTAGACTGAAACAAGAGAACTGCCAAA agccTCACGATGAGCCGATGCAGGACTCTTTGCCTTCCGTCAGTCCTCTGGTTGAGGCTGAGATGATGAGATTGGACAACGTCCTGTCCAATTTTAGAGACAATTCATGTGAAGCATCTTCTCTTTTACCCCACCAAACGCCACAAAGACTCAAAACAAGCAAGACAC GTGGGGGTGGTGTAAGGACAGCAGGGCGGGGCTTAAGTCTGTGCGATGTGACCAATCTGCAACCTGCCTCTTATCGTAACTTCTCCTGTGGCGGCTCGCGTCTCTCAGATGCTCGATGCTCCACCCCCGGTCCTACTCGCAAGCGGCGCTGCACCACGTCAGTCGACTATAAGGAACCTTCGTTAATCGC AAAACTTCGGCGTGGCGACAAATTCACAGACTTGCAGTTCCTCCGCTCTCCTGTTTTCAAGCAGAAATCCAAGAAGTCTGTGAGCAGCCAGCAGTCATTTGAGAAATACAACGAGTCTTTTGTTGGATGTCGCTGA
- the kat2b gene encoding histone acetyltransferase KAT2B — MADSAGIQQGSPAIGAAGLVPAAPGAGGTEGSGAAGGSARIAAKKAQLRSSPRPKKLEKLGVYSSCKAEGPCKCNGWKSQNPPPTPPQTDQQTNAVNLQEPCRSCSHTLGDHVTHLENVSEDEMNRLLGIVLDVEYLYTCVHKEEDADTKQVYFSLFKLLRKSILQMGKPMLEAQESPPFEKPSIEQGVNNFVQYKFSHLPSKERQTIMELAKMFLNQINYWQLETPSQRRQRVPNDDAAGYKANYTRWLCYCNVPQFCDSLPRYETTQIFGRTLLRSVFTVMRKQLLEQARQEKDKLPPEKRTLILTHFPKFLSMLEEEVYSHSSPIWSQDFLAGAAGGQIPIHTVISAPPVSRPIYYSTSPVSVDPSTCGSVSPARKPASVLESNSVGEKRKASEPLHHEENKRPRVLGDIPMDLINEVMATITDPAAIPETSLLSAHSARDEAARLEERRGVIEFHVIGNSLNQKPNKRILMWLVGLQNVFSHQLPRMPKEYITRLVFDPKHKTLSLIKDGRVIGGICFRMFPSQGFTEIVFCAVTSNEQVKGYGTHLMNHLKEYHIKHEILNFLTYADEYAIGYFKKQGFSKDIKVPKAKYVGYIKDYEGATLMGCELNPSIPYTEFSVIIKKQKEIIKKLIERKQAQIRKIYPGLSCFKDGVRQIPIESIPGIRETGWKPAAKGKELKDPDQLFSTLKTILQHVKSHQNAWPFMEPVKKTEAPGYYQVIRFPMDLKTMSERLKSRYYTTRKLFMADMQRIFTNCREYNPPESEYYKCANILEKFFYTKIKEAGLIEK, encoded by the exons ATGGCTGACAGCGCAGGGATTCAGCAAGGTTCGCCGGCCATCGGAGCCGCGGGCCTGGTTCCGGCCGCTCCCGGAGCCGGGGGGACGGAGGGCTCCGGCGCCGCTGGAGGATCCGCACGTATCGCCGCGAAGAAGGCGCAACTCCGCTCGTCACCGCGGCCgaagaaactggaaaaactCGGAGTGTATTCATCCTGCAAA gctgaAGGGCCTTGCAAGTGTAATGGCTGGAAAAGTCAGAACCCCCCTCCTACGCCTCCACAAACAGACCAGCAGACCAACGCAGTCAACCTGCAGGAGCCATGTCGGAGCTGCTCACACACCTTGG GCGATCACGTGACCCACCTGGAAAATGTCTCAGAAGACGAAATGAACAGACTTTTAGGAATTGTCTTGGATGTGGAGTATCTGTACACATGTGTTCACAAAGAGGAGGACGCTGACACCAAACAAGTCTACTTTTCTCTCTTCAAA CTGTTGAGGAAATCTATCCTTCAGATGGGTAAACCGATGTTAGAAGCACAAGAGAGTCCCCCATTTGAAAAACCCAGCATTGAGCAg GGAGTGAACAATTTTGTCCAGTATAAATTCAGCCATCTCCCATCAAAGGAACGTCAAACCATCATGGAGCTGGCTAAGATGTTTCTGAACCAGATCAACTACTGGCAGCTGGAAACGCCCTCTCAGAGACGCCAAAGGGTGCCCAATGATGACGCGGCTGGGTACAAAGCCAACTACACACG ATGGCTCTGCTACTGCAACGTGCCTCAGTTCTGCGACAGCCTGCCCCGCTACGAGACCACTCAGATCTTCGGCCGGACGTTGCTGCGCTCCGTGTTCACCGTGATGagaaagcagctgctggagcagGCCCGACAGGAGAAGGACAAGCTTCCCCCTGAGAAACGCACACTCATTCTCACACACTTTCCAAA GTTCTTGTCtatgctggaggaggaggtgtaCAGTCACAGCTCTCCTATCTGGAGCCAAGACTTCCtggcaggagcagcaggagggcagatacccatccacacag TAATCAGTGCTCCTCCAGTCTCCAGGCCAATATACTACAGCACCAGTCCTGTGTCAGTGGACCCGTCCACCTGCGGCAGTGTCAGTCCGGCCAGGAAACCCGCCTCAGTTCTGGAGTCAAACTCAG TTGGAGAAAAGCGTAAAGCATCAGAACCCCTTCACCACGAGGAGAACAAGAGACCCCGGGTGCTGGGTGACATCCCCATGGACCTCATCAATGAAGTCATGGCGACCATCACTGACCCCGCCGCCATTCCAGAG ACCAGTCTGCTGTCGGCTCATTCTGCGCGGGACGAAGCCGCCCGCCTCGAGGAGCGGAGAGGAGTGATTGAATTCCACGTCATCGGGAACTCCCTCAATCAGAAGCCCAACAAGAGGATCTTGATGTGGCTCGTTGGCCTCCAGAACGTGTTCTCCCACCAGCTTCCCCGCATGCCCAAGGAGTACATCACCCGGCTGGTCTTTGACCC aaaacacaagacCCTGTCACTGATCAAGGACGGGAGGGTTATCGGGGGAATCTGCTTCAGGATGTTTCCATCACAGGGATTTACAGAGATTGTGTTTTGCGCCGTCACATCCAACGAACAGGTCAAG ggttATGGGACCCATCTGATGAACCACCTGAAGGAATACCACATAAAGCATGAAATACTCAACTTCCTTACTTATGCTGATGAATATGCAATTGGCTACTTCAAGAAACAG GGTTTCTCAAAGGACATCAAAGTTCCCAAAGCAAAGTACGTGGGCTACATCAAAGACTATGAAGGAGCCACACTCATGGGCTGCGAGCTCAACCCCAGCATCCCTTACACAGAGTTCTCTGTTATCATCAAGAAGCAGAAGGAA ATCATCAAGAAGCTGATAGAAAGGAAGCAAGCACAGATCCGGAAAATCTACCCAGGCCTGTCCTGTTTTAAGGATGGAGTCCGGCAGATTCCCATCGAGAGCATTCCTGGCATTC GTGAGACTGGCTGGAAGCCTGCAGCCAAAGG GAAAGAACTGAAGGACCCAGATCAACTGTTCAGCACTCTAAAAACTATCCTCCAGCACGTAAAG agtcACCAGAATGCCTGGCCTTTCATGGAGCCCGTGAAGAAAACGGAGGCTCCCGGTTACTACCAAGTCATTCGCTTCCCCATGG ATCTAAAGACGATGAGCGAGCGTCTGAAGAGCAGGTACTACACCACGCGCAAGTTGTTCATGGCCGACATGCAGCGCATCTTCACCAACTGTCGGGAATACAACCCCCCGGAAAGCGAGTACTACAAGTGTGCCAACATACTGGAGAAATTCTTCTACACCAAGATCAAAGAAGCAGGGCTCATTGAGAAGTAA
- the LOC108238177 gene encoding zinc finger protein 385D-like — MYFGNVCHSPLPPLARPTLGRTQPSPDPKALLPFHLLPGFTDMDHIHKALISPGFGLASPLKRKPSSCGVCRVRFNSEAQASSHYSGTRHTKRLKALDAPDSKIKTSEPVVRETTSQILSSPCSQPSSSDTTSDDTASVSSGLCETLKETSNRFLPPSPRPTERETPKEAEEENPEEETEEAKAKRLLYCSLCKVAVNSASQLQAHNSGTKHKTMLEARSGDGAIKSFPRIGVKSKMAAPSESSTGLQNKTFHCEICDVHVNSETQLKQHISSRRHKDRAAGKPAKPKFSPYTPSQRHQSLQAIRLTLRKNQDLNKPLASCLLQRQLSVAATAALAPLPPFSLQPATNSSPALFHGQPLPQALLHPAAGPICSPHTSVLFSPY, encoded by the exons GTAATGTGTGCCACAGTCCCCTGCCGCCGCTGGCTCGTCCCACGCTGGGCAGGACCCAGCCCTCCCCTGACCCCAAAGCCCTCCTCCCCTTCCATCTGCTTCCTGGATTCACCGAT ATGGATCACATCCACAAAGCTTTGATCAGCCCGGGCTTCGGGTTAGCTTCACCCCTGAAGAGGAAGCCCAGCTCGTGTGGTGTCTGTCGTGTGAGATTCAACTCTGAG GCTCAGGCTTCTTCCCATTACAGTGGCACGAGGCACACGAAGAGGCTCAAAGCTCTGGACGCCCCAGATTCAAAGATCAAGACCTCTGAACCAGTCGTCAGGGAAACCACATCGCAAATCCTCTCGTCACCCTGCTCACAGCCCTCCAGCTCCGACACAACATCAGACG ACACAGCATCAGTGAGCAGTGGTCTTTGTGAAACACTTAAAGAGACTTCTAACCGCTTCCTGCCTCCCAGTCCGAGGCCGACAGAAAGAGAGACACCAAaggaagcagaggaagaaaatccagaggaggagacagaagaagCGAAAGCGAAACGCCTTCTCTACTGTTCCCTCTGCAAGGTGGCGGTCAACTCGGCCTCACAGCTTCAGGCTCACAACAGTG GTACGAAGCACAAAACGATGCTTGAAGCCAGAAGCGGCGACGGCGCCATCAAGTCGTTCCCAAGGATAGGGGtcaaatccaagatggccgctcCATCAGAGTCATCGACCGGGCTCCAGAACAAAACTTTCCACTGTGAGATCTGTGATGTACACGTGAACTCTGAGACTCAGCTCAAACAG CACATCAGCAGCAGGAGACACAAGGACAGAGCAGCAGGTAAACCAGCCAAGCCTAAATTCAGCCCCTACACTCCCAGCCAGCGGCACCAGAGTCTCCAGGCA ATAAGACTTACTCTACGGAAGAACCAGGACCTGAATAAACCTCTGGCTTCCTGTCTCTTACAACGCCAGCTGTCCGTCGCCGCCACTGCCGCCCTGGCGCCTTTGCCCCCCTTCTCCCTTCAGCCTGCCACAAACTCGAGCCCCGCCCTGTTTCACGGTCAGCCCCTCCCCCAGGCGCTCCTTCACCCAGCTGCCGGACCCATCTGTTCACCACACACTTCGGTTCTCTTTTCCCCCTACTGA